From Vitis vinifera cultivar Pinot Noir 40024 chromosome 5, ASM3070453v1, the proteins below share one genomic window:
- the LOC100244232 gene encoding ABC transporter B family member 11, with amino-acid sequence MAGENGWRGGKYTEQATASTSHSSVMEIEKVPNDTDSKQETDTNREKEESTRTVPFCKLFSFADSWDYLFMFVGAVAAAANGVSTPLMTILFGDVINSFGKDSNSKDMVHEVSKVSLKFVYLAIGTGVASFLQVTCWMLTGERQAARIRSLYLKTILRQDVGFFDKFTNAGEVVGRMSGDTVFIQDAMGEKVGKFIQLMATFLGGFIVAFCKGWLLTLVMLSCFPPLVIVGAFTTMFITKMASRGQAAYSVAAVVVEQTIGSIRTVASFTGEKQAIAKYNQSLSKAYTSGVQESVLSGLGFGLFMFVLFASYALAMWFGSKMIIDKGYTGGAVMNIIFSVVAGSMSLGQASPCLSAFGSGQAAAFKMFETIERKPEIDAYSSDGQKLDDIQGDVELRDVYFSYPTRPDEQVFKGFSLSIPSGTTAALVGESGSGKSTVISLIERFYDPQAGEVLIDGINLKEFQLRWIRGKIGLVSQEPVLFTSSIRDNIAYGKDGATIEEIRAAAELANASKFIDKLPQGLDTLVGEHGTQLSGGQKQRVAIARAILKDPRILLLDEATSALDAESERVVQEALDRVMINRTTIIVAHRLSTVRNADMIAVIHRGKIVEKGAHSELIKDPDGAYSLLIRLQEISSEQNASHDQEKPEISVDSGRHSSKRMSLLRSISRSSSIGQSSRHSFSMSFGVPPDINIIETAPDGQDPAPLEHPPKVPLGRLAYLNKPEIPFLLLGTIAAVVNGAVFPVFGILISSIIKSFFKPPHELRKDARFWALMFVVLGLVSFSSLSLRSYLFSTAGFKLIKRIRAMCFEKVVYMEVSWFDEADHSSGSIGARLSADAAMVRSLVGDALSLLVQNSAAMIAGLVIAFVANWKMSFIILVLLPLFGANGYVQVKFLKGFTADAKKKYEEASQVANDAVGSIRTVASFCAEEKVMQLYQQKCEGPMNAGIREGLVGGVGYGVSFFLLFAVYATAFYAGARLVDVGQATFAEVFQVFFVLTLAAVGVSQSSSLAPDTGKAKNAAASIFAILDRESKIDSSDESGTTLENVKGEIEFHHVSFRYPTRPDIQIFRDLCLAIHSGKTVALVGESGSGKSTAISLLQRFYDPDSGHITLDGVEIQKLQLKWFRQQMGLVSQEPVLFNETIRANIAYGKEGNATEAEISAAAELANAHKFISGLQQGYDTTVGERGIQLSGGQKQRVAIARAIVKDPKILLLDEATSALDAESERVVQDALDRVMVNRTTLVVAHRLSTIKGADLIAVVKNGAIAEKGKHETLINIKDGIYASLVALHMSASS; translated from the exons ATGGCTGGGGAGAATGGTTGGAGAGGAGGCAAATACACAGAGCAGGCCACAGCTTCAACAAGCCATTCATCAGTGATGGAGATAGAGAAAGTCCCAAACGATACAGATAGTAAACAGGAGACAGACACAAAcagggaaaaagaagaaagtacTCGAACAGTTCCATTCTGCAAGCTGTTCTCATTTGCTGACTCCTGGGATTATCTATTCATGTTTGTGGGCGCAGTCGCTGCTGCTGCAAATGGGGTATCCACGCCTCTTATGACCATACTCTTTGGAGATGTAATCAATTCTTTTGGAAAAGACTCGAACTCCAAAGATATGGTTCATGAAGTTTCCAAG GTTTCTCTGAAGTTTGTGTACTTAGCAATTGGGACTGGAGTTGCATCATTTCTTC AGGTGACTTGCTGGATGCTCACAGGTGAGAGACAGGCGGCACGAATAAGAAGTTTGTACTTGAAAACCATATTGAGGCAAGATGTTGGCTTCTTTGATAAGTTCACTAATGCTGGAGAAGTTGTTGGGAGGATGTCTGGTGACACGGTTTTTATCCAAGATGCCATGGGTGAGAAG GTTGGAAAGTTTATACAGTTGATGGCAACATTCTTGGGAGGCTTTATTGTAGCTTTCTGCAAGGGGTGGCTTCTCACCCTTGTCATGTTATCATGTTTTCCACCTCTCGTCATCGTCGGTGCTTTCACGACCATGTTTATAACCAAGATGGCATCCCGCGGACAAGCTGCATATTCAGTTGCAGCAGTTGTAGTAGAACAGACAATTGGCTCAATCAGAACT GTTGCTTCTTTTACTGGGGAAAAGCAAGCCATAGCCAAATACAACCAGTCTTTGTCCAAAGCCTACACATCCGGTGTGCAAGAGTCCGTGCTTTCAGGGCTAGGTTTTGGATTATTTATGTTTGTCTTATTCGCAAGTTATGCTTTGGCCATGTGGTTTGGTTCCAAAATGATAATTGATAAAGGATACACAGGAGGGGCTGtcatgaatataattttttctgTGGTGGCTGGCTCCAT GTCTCTAGGGCAGGCATCTCCATGCTTGAGTGCATTTGGCTCTGGACAAGCTGCAGCATTTAAGATGTTTGAGACAATAGAAAGAAAGCCAGAAATAGATGCCTACAGCAGTGATGGACAGAAATTGGATGATATTCAGGGCGATGTGGAACTAAGGGATGTTTATTTCAGTTATCCAACAAGGCCAGATGAACAAGTATTTAAAGGATTCTCACTTTCAATACCTAGTGGTACAACTGCAGCCTTGGTTGGAGAGAGTGGAAGTGGGAAATCGACTGTGATCAGTTTGATAGAGAGGTTTTATGACCCGCAAGCTGGTGAAGTTCTTATAGATGGTATCAATCTCAAGGAATTTCAGCTGAGATGGATCAGAGGTAAAATAGGCCTTGTCAGCCAGGAACCGGTTCTGTTCACTTCTAGCATTAGAGATAACATCGCCTATGGGAAGGATGGAGCTACTATAGAAGAAATAAGGGCTGCTGCTGAGCTTGCCAATGCTTCTAAATTCATAGATAAACTCCCTCAG GGACTAGACACACTGGTTGGTGAACATGGAACTCAGTTGTCCGGGGGCCAAAAGCAGAGAGTTGCTATAGCCAGAGCAATTCTCAAGGACCCGAGAATTCTACTTCTAGATGAAGCTACAAGTGCCCTTGATGCAGAATCTGAAAGGGTTGTGCAAGAGGCATTGGACAGAGTTATGATCAACCGTACTACCATCATCGTAGCCCATCGTTTGAGTACAGTGAGGAATGCAGACATGATTGCTGTTATTCATCGaggaaaaattgttgaaaaag GAGCACACTCTGAGCTAATCAAGGATCCTGATGGGGCATACAGTCTGCTTATAAGGTTGCAAGAAATTAGCTCAGAACAGAATGCTTCACATGATCAGGAAAAACCAGAGATCTCTGTGGATTCAGGAAGACATTCAAGTAAGCGGATGTCTTTGTTACGATCTATAAGCCGATCATCCAGCATTGGACAAAGCAGCCGCCACTCTTTCTCTATGTCATTTGGTGTACCCCCTGACATCAACATCATAGAAACAGCACCTGATGGACAAGATCCAGCACCATTGGAGCATCCCCCTAAAGTCCCGCTTGGTCGCTTGGCCTATCTTAACAAGCCAGAAATTCCATTTCTACTACTTGGTACTATAGCTGCAGTTGTCAATGGTGCAGTATTTCCAGTTTTTGGGATACTGATCTCAAGcataataaaatctttcttcAAGCCCCCACATGAACTCAGGAAGGATGCTAGATTTTGGGCACTGATGTTTGTTGTTCTTGGTCTGGTGTCCTTTTCTTCTTTGTCATTAAGGTCTTACCTATTTTCAACTGCgggttttaagttaataaaaaggATAAGAGCAATGTGCTTTGAGAAAGTAGTTTACATGGAAGTAAGTTGGTTCGATGAAGCTGATCACTCAAGCGGTTCAATTGGCGCAAGGCTTTCTGCAGATGCGGCCATGGTGAGAAGTCTGGTTGGAGATGCCCTCTCTTTGCTTGTACAGAACAGTGCAGCAATGATTGCTGGCTTGGTTATTGCCTTTGTAGCAAACTGGAAAATGTCTTTTATCATCCTTGTGTTGCTACCTCTATTTGGAGCTAATGGATACGTTCAAGTGAAGTTCCTGAAAGGTTTTACTGCAGATGCAAAG AAAAAGTATGAGGAAGCAAGTCAAGTAGCCAATGATGCAGTTGGGAGTATAAGAACAGTTGCTTCTTTCTGTGCTGAAGAGAAAGTGATGCAGCTATACCAGCAGAAATGTGAAGGCCCCATGAATGCAGGGATAAGGGAAGGGTTAGTTGGTGGGGTTGGTTATGGGGTATCCTTCTTCTTGCTGTTTGCTGTCTATGCTACTGCCTTTTATGCTGGCGCTCGACTGGTTGATGTTGGGCAGGCAACATTCGCTGAGGTTTTTCAG GTTTTCTTTGTTCTCACCCTGGCAGCTGTTGGAGTCTCTCAATCAAGCTCCCTCGCTCCTGATACAGGCAAAGCCAAGAATGCAGCTGCTTCAATATTTGCGATTCTTGACCGTGAATCAAAAATAGACTCTAGTGATGAATCAGGAACAACATTAGAAAATGTTAAAGGAGAAATTGAGTTTCACCATGTCAGTTTCAGATATCCCACTAGACCAGACATACAGATTTTCCGTGATCTTTGCTTGGCAATTCACTCTGGCAAG ACAGTTGCTCTGGTCGGAGAAAGTGGGAGTGGTAAATCAACAGCAATCTCACTGTTGCAGAGATTTTATGACCCGGATTCAGGTCATATCACTCTGGATGGAGTAGAGATCCAAAAGCTACAGTTGAAGTGGTTCAGGCAGCAAATGGGTCTAGTTAGCCAGGAGCCTGTGTTATTCAATGAGACCATCCGAGCCAACATAGCATATGGTAAAGAAGGGAATGCAACAGAAGCAGAAATTTCAGCTGCAGCAGAATTAGCAAATGCCCACAAGTTCATCAGTGGTTTACAACAG GGCTATGATACAACTGTTGGAGAGAGAGGAATTCAGTTGTCTGGAGGACAGAAACAAAGAGTGGCAATTGCTCGGGCTATTGTGAAGGATCCAAAGATACTACTCTTAGATGAAGCTACCAGTGCTCTTGATGCTGAATCTGAAAGGGTGGTTCAGGATGCACTGGACCGAGTTATGGTGAACAGAACCACACTAGTTGTGGCTCATCGGTTGTCCACGATCAAGGGTGCAGACTTAATTGCTGTGGTTAAAAATGGAGCCATTGCAGAGAAAGGAAAGCATGAGACTTTAATTAACATTAAGGATGGAATTTATGCCTCATTGGTAGCACTGCATATGAGTGCTTCATCTTAG